Proteins co-encoded in one Streptomyces sp. SLBN-31 genomic window:
- a CDS encoding YebC/PmpR family DNA-binding transcriptional regulator, giving the protein MSGHSKWATTKHKKAVIDAKRGKLFAKLIKNIEVAARMGGVDLDGNPTLYDAVQKAKKSSVPNKNIDSAIKRGGGLEAGGADYETIMYEGYGPNGVAVLIECLTDNRNRAASDVRVAMTRNGGSMADPGSVSYLFNRKGVVIVPKGELSEDDVLAAVLDAGAEEVNDLGESFEVLSEATDLVAVRTALQDAGIDYDSAEANFVPTMQVELDEEGAKKIFKLIDALEDSDDVQNVFANFDVSDEVMEKVDA; this is encoded by the coding sequence ATGTCCGGCCACTCTAAATGGGCCACGACGAAGCACAAGAAGGCCGTGATCGACGCCAAGCGCGGCAAGCTCTTCGCGAAGCTGATCAAGAACATCGAGGTCGCGGCGCGCATGGGCGGCGTGGACCTCGACGGCAACCCGACGCTCTACGACGCCGTCCAGAAGGCCAAGAAGTCGTCGGTCCCGAACAAGAACATCGACTCCGCGATCAAGCGCGGCGGTGGACTCGAGGCCGGCGGCGCCGACTACGAGACGATCATGTACGAGGGCTACGGCCCGAACGGCGTCGCGGTGCTCATCGAGTGCCTCACCGACAACCGCAACCGCGCCGCCTCCGACGTCCGCGTCGCCATGACCCGCAACGGCGGTTCCATGGCCGACCCGGGCTCGGTGTCGTACCTCTTCAACCGCAAGGGCGTCGTGATCGTCCCCAAGGGCGAGCTGTCCGAGGACGACGTCCTCGCCGCCGTCCTGGACGCGGGTGCCGAGGAGGTCAACGACCTGGGCGAGTCCTTCGAGGTGCTCAGCGAGGCCACCGACCTGGTCGCGGTCCGCACCGCCCTGCAGGACGCCGGGATCGACTACGACTCCGCCGAGGCCAACTTCGTCCCGACCATGCAGGTCGAGCTGGACGAGGAGGGCGCCAAGAAGATCTTCAAGCTGATCGACGCGCTCGAGGACAGCGACGACGTGCAGAACGTCTTCGCCAACTTCGACGTCAGCGACGAGGTCATGGAGAAGGTCGACGCGTAG
- the ruvB gene encoding Holliday junction branch migration DNA helicase RuvB, with product MNWDDTTDTSAERLVGASADREDQAVEAALRPKDLGEFIGQEKVREQLDLVLRAARARGATADHVLLSGAPGLGKTTLSMIIAAEMGAPIRITSGPAIQHAGDLAAILSSLQEGEVLFLDEIHRMSRPAEEMLYMAMEDFRVDVIVGKGPGATAIPLELPPFTLVGATTRAGLLPPPLRDRFGFTAHMEFYEPAELERVIHRSANLLDVEIQADGAAEIAGRSRGTPRIANRLLRRVRDYAQVKADGLITRDIAAAALAVYEVDARGLDRLDRGVLEALLKLFGGGPVGLSTLAVAVGEERETVEEVAEPFLVREGLLARTPRGRVATPAAWAHLGLTPPRSATAGNGQQDLFGT from the coding sequence ATGAACTGGGACGACACCACCGACACCTCCGCCGAGCGGCTCGTCGGTGCGTCCGCCGACCGTGAGGACCAGGCCGTCGAGGCCGCCCTGCGCCCCAAGGACCTGGGCGAGTTCATCGGCCAGGAGAAGGTCCGTGAGCAGCTCGACCTGGTGCTGCGCGCCGCCCGCGCGCGCGGCGCCACCGCCGACCACGTGCTCCTCTCCGGCGCCCCCGGCCTCGGCAAGACCACCCTCTCGATGATCATCGCGGCGGAGATGGGCGCCCCCATCCGCATCACCAGCGGACCCGCCATCCAGCACGCCGGCGACCTGGCCGCGATCCTGTCCTCCCTCCAGGAGGGCGAGGTCCTCTTCCTCGACGAGATCCACCGCATGTCCCGGCCCGCCGAGGAGATGCTGTACATGGCCATGGAGGACTTCCGCGTCGACGTCATCGTCGGCAAGGGCCCCGGCGCCACCGCGATCCCGCTCGAACTGCCCCCCTTCACCCTGGTCGGCGCCACCACCCGCGCGGGTCTGCTGCCGCCCCCGCTGCGCGACCGCTTCGGCTTCACCGCGCACATGGAGTTCTACGAGCCCGCCGAGCTGGAGCGCGTCATCCACCGCTCCGCGAACCTGCTGGACGTCGAGATCCAGGCCGACGGCGCCGCCGAGATCGCCGGCCGCTCCCGCGGCACGCCCCGCATCGCCAACCGCCTGCTGCGCCGCGTCCGGGACTACGCCCAGGTCAAGGCCGACGGGCTCATCACACGGGACATCGCGGCCGCGGCCCTCGCGGTGTACGAAGTTGACGCCCGGGGCCTGGACCGCCTCGACCGCGGTGTACTGGAGGCGCTGCTGAAGCTGTTCGGCGGCGGACCGGTCGGCCTGTCCACGCTCGCCGTAGCGGTGGGGGAGGAGCGCGAGACCGTCGAAGAGGTCGCCGAGCCCTTCCTCGTACGGGAGGGGCTGCTGGCCCGCACCCCGCGCGGCCGGGTGGCCACGCCCGCCGCATGGGCGCATCTCGGCCTCACCCCGCCCCGCTCCGCCACTGCGGGAAACGGACAACAGGACCTGTTCGGGACGTGA
- a CDS encoding glycosyltransferase family 4 protein — protein MRIGIVCPYSWDVPGGVQFHIRDLAEYFIRLGHEVSVLAPADDDTPLPPYVVSAGRAVPVPYNGSVARLNFGFLSAARVRRWLHDGHFDVVHIHEPTSPSLGLLTCWAASGPIVATFHTSNPRSKAMIAAYAILQAALEKISARIAVSEYARRTLVEHLGGDAVVIPNGVDVDFFAKAEPNPAWQGDTIGFIGRIDEPRKGLPVLMRALPKILAARPQTRLLVAGRGDEEEAVESLPAELRSRVEFLGMISDEDKARFLRSVDLYVAPNTGGESFGIILVEAMSAGAPVLASDLDAFAQVLDQGAAGELFANEDSDALAEAAVRLLGDPGRRAELRERGSAHVRRFDWSTVGADILSVYETVTDGTTAVAAAEDDRAPGLRARLGLARD, from the coding sequence GTGAGGATCGGCATCGTCTGCCCGTACTCCTGGGACGTACCGGGCGGCGTCCAGTTCCACATCCGCGACCTCGCCGAGTACTTCATCCGGCTCGGTCACGAGGTGTCCGTGCTGGCCCCCGCCGACGACGACACCCCGCTGCCGCCGTACGTCGTCTCGGCGGGCCGCGCGGTGCCGGTGCCGTACAACGGCTCGGTGGCCCGGCTGAACTTCGGTTTCCTCTCGGCGGCCCGGGTGCGCCGCTGGCTGCACGACGGCCACTTCGACGTCGTGCACATCCACGAGCCGACCTCGCCGTCGCTGGGCCTGCTGACCTGCTGGGCGGCGTCGGGCCCGATCGTGGCCACCTTCCACACCTCCAACCCGCGCTCCAAGGCCATGATCGCCGCGTACGCGATCCTCCAGGCGGCCCTGGAGAAGATCAGCGCGCGGATCGCGGTGAGCGAGTACGCCCGCCGCACCCTGGTCGAGCACCTGGGCGGCGACGCGGTGGTCATCCCGAACGGCGTGGACGTCGACTTCTTCGCCAAGGCCGAGCCCAACCCCGCCTGGCAGGGCGACACGATCGGCTTCATCGGCCGCATCGACGAGCCGCGCAAGGGCCTGCCGGTGCTGATGCGGGCCCTGCCGAAGATCCTCGCGGCCCGGCCGCAGACGCGACTGCTGGTAGCGGGCCGCGGCGACGAGGAGGAGGCGGTCGAGTCGCTGCCCGCCGAACTGCGCTCCCGCGTCGAGTTCCTGGGCATGATCAGCGACGAGGACAAGGCCCGCTTCCTGCGCAGCGTCGACCTCTACGTCGCCCCCAACACCGGCGGCGAGAGCTTCGGCATCATCCTCGTCGAGGCCATGTCGGCGGGCGCGCCGGTCCTCGCCTCGGACCTGGACGCCTTCGCGCAGGTGCTGGACCAGGGAGCGGCCGGAGAACTGTTCGCCAACGAGGACTCCGACGCGCTGGCGGAGGCGGCGGTGCGGCTGCTCGGGGACCCCGGGCGCCGGGCCGAACTCCGCGAGCGGGGCAGCGCGCACGTACGGCGCTTCGACTGGTCGACGGTCGGGGCGGACATCCTGTCGGTGTACGAGACGGTCACGGACGGGACGACGGCGGTCGCGGCGGCGGAGGACGACCGGGCGCCGGGGCTGCGGGCGCGGCTCGGGCTGGCGCGCGACTGA
- the ruvA gene encoding Holliday junction branch migration protein RuvA, whose product MIAFVSGPVAALAPDSAVVEVGGIGIAVQCTPNTLSGLRMGQQTKLATSLVVREDSLTLYGFVDDDERQVFELLQTASGVGPRLAQAMLAVHSPDALRRAIATSDEKALTAVPGIGKKGAQKLLLELKDRLGEPVGAPAVGAPVTQGWRDQLHAALIGLGYATREADEAVTAVAPQAEAAEGTPQVGQLLKAALQTLNRAR is encoded by the coding sequence ATGATCGCGTTCGTCAGCGGCCCGGTCGCCGCCCTCGCGCCCGACTCCGCCGTGGTCGAGGTGGGCGGGATCGGCATCGCCGTCCAGTGCACGCCCAACACCCTCTCCGGGCTGCGCATGGGCCAGCAGACCAAGCTCGCCACCTCCCTGGTGGTACGGGAGGACTCCCTCACCCTGTACGGCTTCGTGGACGACGACGAACGCCAGGTCTTCGAGCTGCTGCAGACGGCGAGCGGGGTCGGCCCCCGCCTCGCCCAGGCGATGCTGGCCGTGCACAGCCCGGACGCTCTGCGCCGTGCCATCGCCACCAGTGACGAAAAAGCCCTGACCGCCGTCCCCGGCATCGGCAAGAAGGGCGCCCAGAAGCTGCTGCTGGAACTCAAGGACCGGCTCGGCGAACCGGTCGGCGCCCCCGCGGTCGGCGCCCCCGTCACCCAGGGCTGGCGCGACCAGCTGCACGCCGCGCTCATCGGCCTGGGATACGCCACCCGCGAGGCCGACGAGGCCGTGACCGCCGTGGCGCCGCAGGCCGAGGCGGCCGAGGGCACCCCGCAGGTCGGCCAGTTGCTGAAGGCGGCCCTGCAGACCCTCAACCGCGCCCGCTGA
- the ruvC gene encoding crossover junction endodeoxyribonuclease RuvC: protein MRVLGVDPGLTRCGVGVVEGVAGRPLTMVGVGVVRTPADAELGHRLVAIEQGIEAWLDEHRPEFVAVERVFSQHNVRTVMGTAQASAVAMLCAARRGIPVALHTPSEVKAAVTGSGRADKAQVGAMVTRLLRLDAPPKPADAADALALAICHIWRAPAQNRLQQAVALHAAQAAKAAQASSKGRIA from the coding sequence GTGCGCGTACTCGGGGTGGACCCCGGCCTGACCCGATGCGGAGTCGGCGTCGTCGAGGGGGTGGCCGGCCGGCCCCTCACCATGGTCGGCGTGGGTGTCGTACGCACGCCCGCGGACGCCGAACTGGGGCACCGTCTCGTCGCGATCGAGCAGGGCATCGAGGCCTGGCTGGACGAACACCGGCCCGAATTCGTCGCCGTGGAGCGGGTGTTCAGCCAGCACAACGTACGGACCGTGATGGGCACCGCCCAGGCCAGCGCCGTCGCCATGCTCTGCGCCGCCCGCCGCGGCATCCCCGTCGCCCTGCACACCCCCAGCGAGGTCAAGGCGGCCGTCACCGGCAGCGGACGCGCCGACAAGGCCCAGGTCGGCGCCATGGTCACCCGGCTCCTACGGCTCGATGCGCCCCCCAAGCCCGCCGACGCCGCGGACGCCCTCGCTCTCGCCATCTGCCACATCTGGCGCGCCCCCGCGCAGAACCGACTCCAGCAGGCCGTGGCCCTGCACGCAGCCCAGGCGGCCAAGGCGGCCCAGGCATCATCGAAAGGCCGTATCGCATGA
- a CDS encoding phosphatidylinositol mannoside acyltransferase: MSVRDQLTDGLYGLGWSTVKKLPEPAAVRLGRSIADLAWKRRGKGVQRLEANYARVVPDASPERLAELSRAGMRSYLRYWMESFRLPAWSAERVRTGFDPKDLHHLTDGIASGRGVVLALPHMANWDLAGAWVTTALQTPFTTVAERLKPESLYDRFVAYREGLGMEVLPHSGGTAFGTLARRLRDGGLVCLVAERDLSASGVEVRFFGEATRMPAGPALLAQQTGALLLPVTLWYDDSPVMQGRVHPPIEVPGTGNRAEKTSVMTQALADAFATGIADHPEDWHMLQRLWLKDLDPARDPAKGAS, from the coding sequence GTGAGCGTGCGGGATCAGCTGACCGACGGGCTGTACGGCCTGGGCTGGAGCACGGTCAAGAAGCTTCCGGAGCCGGCCGCCGTACGGCTCGGCCGGAGCATCGCCGACCTCGCCTGGAAGCGGCGCGGCAAGGGCGTGCAGCGACTGGAGGCCAACTACGCGCGCGTGGTGCCGGACGCGAGCCCCGAGCGTCTCGCCGAGCTCTCGCGTGCGGGGATGCGCTCCTACCTGCGCTACTGGATGGAGTCGTTCCGGCTGCCGGCGTGGAGCGCCGAGCGCGTGCGGACGGGCTTCGACCCCAAGGACCTGCACCACCTCACCGACGGCATCGCCTCCGGCAGGGGCGTCGTCCTCGCGTTGCCGCACATGGCCAACTGGGACCTGGCCGGCGCCTGGGTCACCACGGCGCTTCAGACGCCGTTCACCACGGTCGCCGAGCGCCTCAAGCCCGAGAGCCTCTACGACCGTTTCGTCGCCTACCGCGAGGGCCTCGGCATGGAGGTCCTGCCGCACAGCGGCGGCACCGCCTTCGGCACCCTGGCCCGCCGGCTGCGCGACGGCGGCCTGGTCTGCCTGGTCGCCGAGCGCGACCTGTCGGCCTCGGGCGTGGAGGTCCGGTTCTTCGGCGAGGCCACTCGGATGCCGGCCGGTCCGGCCCTCCTGGCCCAGCAGACCGGCGCGCTCCTGCTGCCGGTCACGCTCTGGTACGACGACTCGCCCGTGATGCAGGGACGTGTCCATCCGCCGATCGAGGTCCCCGGGACAGGCAACCGGGCCGAGAAGACGTCTGTCATGACACAGGCGCTGGCCGACGCCTTCGCCACCGGGATCGCCGACCATCCGGAGGACTGGCACATGCTGCAGCGTCTGTGGCTCAAGGACCTCGACCCCGCACGTGATCCCGCCAAGGGGGCTTCGTGA
- a CDS encoding LemA family protein has protein sequence MTATLIWILVALVAFGLYLSWTAGRLDRLHARIDAARAALDAQLLRRASVAQELATSGVLDPAASIVLYEAAHAARQAEEEQREVAESELSQALRAVFAEPAQVEVVREAPGGEAATHELAEAVRRVPMARRFHNDAVGAAHRLREHRKVRWFRLAGHAPAPMAFEMDDEPPADLADRVA, from the coding sequence GTGACCGCAACCCTGATCTGGATCCTCGTCGCCCTCGTCGCGTTCGGCCTGTACCTGAGCTGGACCGCGGGCCGTCTGGACCGGCTGCACGCCCGGATCGACGCCGCCCGCGCCGCCCTCGACGCGCAGCTGCTGCGCAGGGCCTCGGTGGCCCAGGAACTGGCCACCTCGGGCGTCCTCGACCCGGCCGCGTCGATCGTCCTGTACGAGGCCGCGCACGCCGCCCGGCAGGCCGAGGAGGAGCAGCGGGAGGTCGCCGAGAGCGAGCTGAGCCAGGCGCTGCGGGCGGTGTTCGCCGAACCGGCCCAGGTGGAGGTGGTGCGCGAGGCCCCCGGCGGGGAGGCGGCCACCCACGAGCTCGCGGAGGCGGTACGCCGCGTCCCGATGGCCCGCCGCTTCCACAACGACGCCGTCGGCGCGGCCCACCGGCTGCGCGAACACCGCAAGGTCCGCTGGTTCCGCCTGGCCGGTCACGCCCCCGCCCCCATGGCCTTCGAGATGGACGACGAGCCGCCGGCCGACCTGGCGGACCGGGTGGCCTGA
- the secD gene encoding protein translocase subunit SecD: MAAPKKGRSASAQSKPGRSLALILIAIVALTGGMFASGNTTPRLGIDLAGGTSITLQAVNEPGQPNAINKTNMDTAVAIMNRRVNGLGVSETEVQTQGSSNIIVNIPRGTNSKEARDQVGTTAKLYFRPVLTTEVSGGSATASPSPSASGSPSAKATAKGQKATGTSTPSSSASPSATATSQGRVVTDALKASPTPSATASSGSKSSASPTPSASGSSAASDAVAKLQAQYAALDCTKKAAQTTAGKNAKATESTVACGKNSSGQWQKYILGPAAVDGTDVKKAQAVFNTQSSAGWTVTMEFTSKGAKKFGDITGQLAKNQPPQNQFAIVLDGNVVSDPRVSEALTGGSAEITGSFSQQEAQGLANMLSYGALPLSFKEQSVTTVTAALGGEQLHAGLIAGAIGLGLVIIYLLAFYRGLSIVAIPSLLVSAILTYVIMSLLGPTIHFALNLPAVCGAIVAIGITADSFIVFFERIRDEIREGRTLRPAVERAWPRARRTILVSDFVSFLAAAVLFIVTVGKVQGFAFTLGLTTVLDVVVVFFFTKPLMTLLARRKFFASGHKWSGLDPKGLGAKAPLRRTRRPSGPVAGPVDPKEA; this comes from the coding sequence GTGGCAGCACCTAAAAAGGGCCGAAGCGCGAGCGCCCAGAGCAAGCCAGGACGCTCGCTGGCCCTCATTCTGATCGCCATCGTGGCGCTCACCGGTGGAATGTTCGCCTCCGGGAACACCACTCCGCGCCTCGGCATCGACCTGGCCGGTGGTACGAGCATCACCCTTCAGGCGGTGAACGAGCCGGGCCAGCCCAACGCGATCAACAAGACCAACATGGACACCGCGGTCGCCATCATGAACCGCCGTGTCAACGGTCTGGGCGTGTCCGAGACGGAGGTGCAGACCCAGGGCAGCAGCAACATCATCGTCAACATCCCCCGGGGCACGAACTCCAAGGAAGCGCGCGACCAGGTCGGCACCACCGCCAAGCTGTACTTCCGTCCGGTGCTCACCACCGAGGTCTCCGGCGGCTCCGCGACGGCCAGCCCGTCGCCCAGCGCCTCCGGCAGCCCCTCGGCCAAGGCCACCGCCAAGGGTCAGAAGGCCACCGGCACGTCGACCCCCTCGTCCTCCGCGAGCCCGTCGGCCACGGCCACCTCGCAGGGCCGCGTCGTCACCGACGCCCTCAAGGCGAGTCCGACGCCGAGCGCCACCGCCTCCTCCGGCTCGAAGTCGTCCGCCAGTCCCACCCCGTCGGCGAGCGGCAGCTCGGCCGCGAGCGACGCGGTCGCCAAGCTGCAGGCGCAGTACGCCGCCCTCGACTGCACCAAGAAGGCGGCTCAGACCACCGCCGGCAAGAACGCCAAGGCCACCGAGTCCACCGTGGCCTGCGGCAAGAACTCCTCGGGCCAGTGGCAGAAGTACATCCTCGGCCCCGCCGCCGTCGACGGCACGGACGTGAAGAAGGCCCAGGCCGTCTTCAACACCCAGAGCAGCGCCGGCTGGACCGTCACCATGGAGTTCACCTCCAAGGGCGCCAAGAAGTTCGGTGACATCACCGGTCAGCTGGCCAAGAACCAGCCCCCGCAGAACCAGTTCGCGATCGTCCTCGACGGCAACGTCGTCTCCGACCCGCGTGTCTCGGAGGCGCTGACCGGCGGCAGCGCGGAGATCACCGGCAGCTTCAGCCAGCAGGAGGCCCAGGGCCTCGCCAACATGCTGTCCTACGGCGCGCTCCCGCTCTCCTTCAAGGAGCAGAGCGTGACCACCGTGACGGCCGCGCTCGGCGGTGAGCAGCTGCACGCCGGTCTGATCGCGGGCGCGATCGGCCTGGGTCTGGTCATCATCTACCTGCTCGCCTTCTACCGCGGGCTGTCGATCGTCGCGATTCCCTCGCTGCTGGTGTCCGCGATCCTCACCTACGTGATCATGTCGCTGCTCGGCCCCACGATCCACTTCGCGCTGAACCTGCCGGCCGTCTGCGGCGCCATCGTCGCCATCGGTATCACCGCGGACTCGTTCATCGTGTTCTTCGAACGCATCCGGGACGAGATCCGCGAGGGCCGCACCCTGCGTCCCGCCGTCGAGCGGGCCTGGCCGCGGGCCCGGCGCACCATCCTGGTTTCCGACTTCGTGTCGTTCCTGGCCGCCGCGGTGCTCTTCATCGTGACCGTCGGCAAGGTGCAGGGCTTCGCGTTCACGCTCGGTCTGACCACCGTGCTCGACGTGGTCGTCGTCTTCTTCTTCACCAAGCCGCTGATGACGCTCCTCGCCCGACGCAAGTTCTTCGCGAGCGGCCACAAGTGGTCGGGACTCGACCCGAAGGGCCTGGGCGCCAAGGCCCCCCTGCGCCGCACCCGCCGTCCCTCCGGCCCCGTCGCGGGCCCTGTCGACCCGAAGGAAGCGTGA
- the pdxS gene encoding pyridoxal 5'-phosphate synthase lyase subunit PdxS — protein MSSTLSENQAPETGTARVKRGMAEQLKGGVIMDVVTPEQAKIAEDAGAVAVMALERVPADIRKDGGVARMSDPDMIEGIIEAVSIPVMAKSRIGHFVEAQVLQSLGVDYIDESEVLTPADEVNHSDKWAFTTPFVCGATNLGEALRRIAEGAAMIRSKGEAGTGNVVEAVRHLRQIKNEIARLRGYDNHELYAAAKELRAPYELVKEVAELGKLPVVLFSAGGVATPADAALMRQLGAEGVFVGSGIFKSGDPAKRAAAIVKATTFYDDPKIIADASRNLGEAMVGINCDTLPEAERYANRGW, from the coding sequence GTGTCCAGCACCCTCTCCGAAAACCAGGCCCCCGAGACCGGCACCGCGCGCGTGAAGCGCGGCATGGCCGAGCAGCTCAAGGGTGGCGTGATCATGGACGTCGTCACGCCGGAGCAGGCGAAGATCGCCGAGGACGCGGGCGCCGTCGCCGTCATGGCCCTGGAGCGGGTCCCGGCCGACATCCGCAAGGACGGCGGCGTGGCCCGCATGTCCGACCCGGACATGATCGAGGGCATCATCGAGGCCGTCTCCATCCCGGTCATGGCCAAGTCCCGCATCGGCCACTTCGTCGAGGCCCAGGTCCTGCAGTCCCTCGGCGTCGACTACATCGACGAGTCCGAGGTCCTCACCCCGGCCGACGAGGTCAACCACTCCGACAAGTGGGCCTTCACCACCCCCTTCGTCTGCGGCGCCACCAACCTCGGCGAGGCCCTGCGCCGCATCGCCGAGGGCGCGGCCATGATCCGCTCCAAGGGCGAGGCCGGCACCGGCAACGTCGTCGAGGCCGTCCGCCACCTGCGCCAGATCAAGAACGAGATCGCCCGCCTGCGCGGCTACGACAACCACGAGCTGTACGCCGCCGCCAAGGAGCTGCGCGCCCCGTACGAGCTGGTCAAGGAGGTCGCCGAGCTCGGCAAGCTCCCCGTGGTGCTGTTCTCCGCCGGCGGCGTGGCCACCCCGGCCGACGCGGCCCTGATGCGCCAGCTCGGCGCCGAGGGCGTCTTCGTCGGCTCCGGCATCTTCAAGTCGGGCGACCCGGCCAAGCGCGCCGCCGCCATCGTCAAGGCCACCACCTTCTACGACGACCCGAAGATCATCGCGGACGCGTCCCGCAACCTCGGCGAGGCCATGGTCGGCATCAACTGCGACACCCTGCCCGAGGCCGAGCGCTACGCCAACCGCGGCTGGTAA
- the yajC gene encoding preprotein translocase subunit YajC, with protein MLLPFIVLIGAMFLMTRSAKRKQQQAQQMRNEMQPGSGVRTIGGMYATVKEVNEDTVLLDAGPGVDLLFAKNAIGSVLSDDEYNRIVHGIEHDLKSDTDVVPDDASSLTETDDSADEAAAASDDKSVDLGKKDATEEPADETAATETKSDEETKKTDGDSDAK; from the coding sequence ATGCTCCTCCCGTTCATCGTGCTCATCGGGGCCATGTTCCTCATGACCCGTTCGGCCAAGCGCAAGCAGCAGCAGGCCCAGCAGATGCGGAACGAGATGCAGCCCGGCAGCGGCGTCCGCACGATCGGGGGCATGTACGCGACGGTCAAGGAGGTCAACGAGGACACGGTCCTCCTCGACGCCGGCCCGGGCGTCGACCTCCTCTTCGCGAAGAACGCCATCGGTTCCGTGCTCAGCGATGACGAGTACAACCGCATCGTGCACGGCATCGAGCACGACCTGAAGTCCGACACCGACGTCGTCCCGGACGACGCCTCCTCCCTCACCGAGACCGACGACTCCGCCGACGAAGCTGCCGCCGCCTCCGACGACAAGTCCGTCGACCTCGGCAAGAAGGACGCGACCGAGGAGCCGGCCGACGAGACCGCCGCCACGGAGACGAAGTCGGACGAGGAGACGAAGAAGACCGACGGCGACTCCGACGCGAAGTAG
- the pdxT gene encoding pyridoxal 5'-phosphate synthase glutaminase subunit PdxT, translated as MNTPVIGVLALQGDVREHLIALAAADAVARPVRRPEELAEVDGLVIPGGESTTISKLAVLFGVMEPLRARVRAGMPVYGTCAGMIMLADKILDPRSGQETFGGIDMIVRRNAFGRQNESFEAAVDVKGVEGDPVEGVFIRAPWVESVGAETEVLAEHEGHIVAVRQGNALATSFHPELTGDHRVHSLFVDMVHANRATES; from the coding sequence ATGAACACCCCCGTCATAGGCGTCCTGGCCCTCCAGGGCGACGTACGGGAGCACCTCATCGCCCTGGCCGCGGCCGACGCCGTGGCCAGGCCGGTCAGGCGCCCCGAAGAACTCGCCGAGGTGGACGGCCTCGTCATCCCCGGCGGCGAGTCCACCACCATCTCCAAGCTCGCCGTCCTCTTCGGCGTGATGGAGCCCCTCCGCGCACGCGTGCGTGCCGGCATGCCCGTCTACGGCACCTGCGCCGGCATGATCATGCTCGCCGACAAGATCCTCGACCCGCGCTCGGGCCAGGAGACCTTCGGCGGCATCGACATGATCGTGCGCCGCAACGCGTTCGGCCGGCAGAACGAGTCCTTCGAAGCGGCGGTCGACGTCAAGGGCGTCGAGGGCGATCCTGTAGAAGGCGTCTTCATCCGCGCCCCCTGGGTCGAGTCCGTCGGCGCCGAGACCGAGGTGCTCGCCGAGCACGAAGGCCACATCGTCGCGGTCCGCCAGGGCAACGCGCTCGCCACGTCGTTCCACCCGGAACTGACCGGCGACCACCGCGTGCACTCCCTGTTCGTCGACATGGTGCACGCGAACCGGGCGACGGAGTCCTAG
- the secF gene encoding protein translocase subunit SecF, with translation MSKLGNLGARLHRGEISYDFVGKRKIWYGISILITITAIVGLAVRGLNMGIDFQGGAVFTTGKTSVSVAQAETYAARAAGHDAVVQKLGTGGLRIQIAGMDTEKSDATKAELAKDMKMSPESIAADLVGPSWGDQIANKAWEGLGIFMVLVVIYLAIAFEWRMALAALVALIHDITITTGIYALVGFEVTPGTVIGLLTILGYSLYDTVVVFDSLKEQTKDITKQTRFTYSDIANRSINGTLVRSINTTVVALLPVAGLLFIGGGFLGAGTLNDISLSLFVGLAAGAYSSIFIATPLVADLKEREPQMKALKKRVLAKRAQAAAQDEQPGTVDEGYADEPEDAAAAVVGPRHQPASRGRGRGRPSGKRR, from the coding sequence ATGTCGAAACTCGGCAACCTCGGCGCCCGACTCCACCGCGGCGAGATCAGCTACGACTTCGTCGGCAAGCGCAAGATCTGGTACGGCATCTCCATCCTGATCACCATCACGGCCATCGTCGGCCTGGCGGTGCGTGGCCTGAACATGGGCATCGACTTCCAGGGCGGCGCCGTCTTCACCACCGGCAAGACCAGTGTCTCGGTGGCGCAGGCGGAGACCTACGCGGCTCGCGCGGCCGGCCATGACGCGGTGGTGCAGAAGCTCGGCACCGGCGGCCTGCGCATCCAGATCGCGGGCATGGACACCGAGAAGTCGGACGCCACCAAGGCCGAGCTGGCCAAGGACATGAAGATGTCCCCCGAGTCCATCGCCGCCGACCTGGTCGGCCCGAGCTGGGGTGACCAGATCGCCAACAAGGCCTGGGAGGGCCTGGGCATCTTCATGGTCCTCGTGGTGATCTACCTGGCGATCGCCTTCGAGTGGCGGATGGCGCTCGCGGCCCTGGTCGCGCTGATCCACGACATCACCATCACGACCGGTATCTACGCCCTGGTCGGCTTCGAGGTCACGCCCGGCACGGTCATCGGTCTGCTGACGATCCTCGGTTACTCGCTCTACGACACGGTCGTCGTCTTCGACAGCCTCAAGGAGCAGACCAAGGACATCACCAAGCAGACCCGGTTCACCTACAGCGACATCGCCAACAGGTCGATCAACGGCACCCTCGTCCGCTCGATCAACACGACGGTCGTCGCGCTGCTGCCGGTCGCGGGCCTGCTGTTCATCGGCGGTGGCTTCCTCGGCGCGGGAACCCTCAACGACATCTCGCTGTCGCTGTTCGTCGGCCTCGCGGCCGGTGCGTACTCCTCGATCTTCATCGCCACGCCGCTCGTCGCCGACCTCAAGGAGCGCGAGCCGCAGATGAAGGCGCTCAAGAAGCGCGTCCTGGCCAAGCGCGCCCAGGCCGCCGCTCAGGACGAGCAGCCGGGCACGGTGGACGAAGGCTACGCCGACGAGCCCGAGGACGCCGCCGCGGCGGTCGTCGGCCCGCGCCACCAGCCCGCGTCCCGCGGCCGCGGCCGTGGCC